One Sphingomonas sp. FARSPH DNA segment encodes these proteins:
- a CDS encoding GMC family oxidoreductase, which produces MAIDEADYIVVGAGPGGCAVAARLAAARPDRTVMLVEAGPAKPSVLSDVPLGIAALVGRRGAHNYAYETVPQAALDGRRGYQPRGRGLGGSSLINAMIYIRGQPQDYDGWAAAGCSGWSWADVLPYFRRAEDNARGADAMHGEGGPLRVEDLREANAATQAFLAAARQAGYPENPDFNGPVQEGVGPYQLFQKAGRRFSAARAYLGEAGRYPNLIVRADTVCAGVSFDGRRATGVRLRQGDVETSARVREEIVLAAGAFGTPQLLMASGVGPAAHLRAIGIAVVHDAPEVGANLQDHVDYTTSLRASADGLFGLSPAMIVRTLRAIGPWRHEGRGLLTTNVAEAGGFVKSDPALDRPDLQLHFCVGMVDDHGRKSRFGTGYSLHVCALRPHSRGSVTLASADTRVAPVIDPRFLSDPRDMELLVRGATIAQRILAQPALAPLGGRPLRGSLHDDAAALRALIRAHADTIYHPVGTCRMGSDAAAVVDPQLRVCGIDGLRVADASIMPALVSGNTQAPTAMIGEKAADLILRRNASGPIDRPAG; this is translated from the coding sequence ATGGCGATCGACGAGGCGGATTACATCGTCGTCGGTGCGGGGCCGGGCGGATGCGCGGTCGCCGCGCGGCTGGCGGCGGCGCGGCCCGACCGGACGGTGATGCTGGTCGAGGCGGGGCCGGCGAAACCATCGGTCCTGTCCGACGTGCCACTGGGCATCGCGGCGCTGGTCGGCCGGCGGGGCGCACACAATTATGCCTACGAAACCGTGCCGCAAGCCGCGCTGGACGGCCGGCGGGGGTATCAGCCGCGTGGGCGTGGGCTGGGCGGTTCGAGCCTGATCAACGCGATGATCTACATCCGTGGCCAGCCGCAGGATTATGACGGCTGGGCAGCGGCCGGGTGCAGCGGCTGGTCGTGGGCCGACGTGCTCCCCTATTTCCGCCGGGCAGAGGATAATGCGCGCGGCGCCGACGCCATGCACGGCGAAGGCGGGCCGCTGCGCGTCGAGGACCTGCGTGAGGCGAACGCTGCGACGCAGGCGTTCCTGGCCGCGGCGCGTCAGGCCGGCTATCCTGAGAATCCCGATTTCAACGGCCCGGTGCAGGAGGGTGTCGGCCCGTACCAGCTGTTCCAGAAGGCCGGGCGGCGGTTCAGCGCGGCGCGCGCCTATCTGGGCGAGGCGGGGCGCTATCCCAATCTGATCGTCCGCGCCGACACGGTCTGCGCGGGTGTATCGTTCGACGGGCGGCGGGCGACCGGCGTGCGGTTGCGGCAAGGCGACGTCGAAACGAGCGCGAGGGTACGCGAGGAGATCGTCCTTGCCGCGGGCGCGTTCGGTACGCCGCAACTCTTGATGGCGTCGGGTGTCGGACCCGCCGCACATCTGCGCGCGATCGGTATCGCCGTCGTCCACGATGCACCGGAGGTCGGCGCGAACCTGCAGGACCATGTCGATTACACGACCAGCCTGCGCGCGTCCGCGGACGGGTTGTTCGGGCTGAGCCCTGCGATGATCGTCCGCACGCTGCGTGCGATCGGCCCGTGGCGGCACGAGGGGCGGGGTCTGCTCACCACCAATGTCGCGGAGGCGGGCGGATTCGTGAAGAGCGATCCGGCGCTCGACCGGCCCGACCTGCAGCTCCATTTCTGCGTCGGGATGGTCGACGACCATGGCCGCAAGTCACGGTTCGGTACCGGCTACTCGCTGCACGTCTGCGCGCTCCGCCCGCACAGTCGCGGCAGCGTGACGCTGGCGAGCGCGGACACGCGCGTGGCCCCGGTGATCGATCCGCGCTTCCTCAGCGACCCACGCGACATGGAATTGTTGGTCCGGGGGGCGACGATCGCGCAGCGGATCCTGGCGCAACCCGCGCTCGCGCCGCTTGGCGGGCGTCCGCTGCGCGGCAGCCTGCACGATGATGCGGCCGCACTGCGGGCGCTGATCCGCGCGCATGCCGATACCATCTATCATCCCGTCGGCACGTGCCGGATGGGCAGCGATGCGGCGGCGGTCGTCGATCCGCAGTTGCGCGTGTGCGGCATAGACGGCTTGCGGGTCGCGGATGCATCGATCATGCCCGCGCTGGTCAGCGGCAACACGCAGGCGCCGACCGCGATGATCGGCGAGAAGGCCGCCGACCTGATCCTGCGCCGCAACGCGTCCGGCCCGATCGATCGGCCTGCTGGATGA
- a CDS encoding NRAMP family divalent metal transporter: MNQHALIARGDYSAVRPAAAHSATAHLDSAHTGDIVGAFGTIAQADTGARRGWRRRLATLAAILGPGLIVMVGDNDAGAFGTYTQAGQNYGTSLLWTLLLLVPVLYVNQEMVLRLGAVTGVGHARLIFQRFGRFWGAFSVVDLFLLNALTIVTEFIGITLGLDYLGVPKVAGVAAAAVLIVAAASTGSFRRFERFMMILVFGSLLLIPIALTMHPPVHDVLRDMVVPGLPKQGQLSDVMLLIIAIVGTTVAPWQLFFQQSYLIDKRIGPQFMTYSRIDLWIGIGVVIVGAVAMTAFTAAAFAGTPLVGQFSDAGAVARGIAAHGGHVMGVLFAIALIDASIIGASAVSLSTAYAIGDTLGIRHSLHRSPRESIAFYGVYAGLIAIAAALVLVPGTPLGLLTNAVQSLAGVLLPSATVFLLLLCNDEAVLGPWRNGPWLNLFTGAVIAGWCCCR; encoded by the coding sequence ATGAACCAGCATGCCCTGATCGCGCGCGGCGATTATTCCGCCGTGCGTCCCGCCGCTGCGCATAGCGCCACGGCGCATCTCGACAGCGCCCACACCGGCGACATCGTCGGTGCGTTCGGCACGATCGCCCAGGCCGACACCGGCGCCCGCCGCGGGTGGCGTCGCCGCCTCGCGACGCTCGCCGCGATTCTCGGCCCCGGCCTGATCGTGATGGTCGGCGACAATGATGCCGGCGCATTCGGCACCTATACGCAGGCCGGCCAGAATTACGGCACGTCGCTGCTCTGGACATTGCTGCTGCTCGTCCCCGTCCTCTACGTGAACCAGGAGATGGTGCTGCGGCTCGGCGCTGTGACCGGGGTCGGCCATGCGCGGCTGATCTTCCAGCGCTTCGGCCGCTTCTGGGGCGCGTTCAGCGTCGTCGACCTGTTCCTGCTCAACGCGCTCACCATCGTCACCGAGTTTATCGGCATCACGCTCGGCCTCGATTATCTGGGCGTGCCGAAGGTCGCGGGCGTCGCCGCGGCCGCGGTGCTGATCGTCGCGGCGGCGAGCACGGGCAGCTTCCGCCGGTTCGAACGATTCATGATGATCCTCGTCTTCGGATCGCTGCTGCTGATCCCGATCGCGCTGACGATGCATCCGCCCGTGCACGACGTGCTACGCGACATGGTCGTGCCGGGCCTGCCGAAACAGGGCCAGCTTTCCGACGTCATGCTGCTGATCATCGCGATCGTCGGCACCACCGTCGCGCCTTGGCAATTGTTCTTCCAGCAGAGCTACCTGATCGACAAGCGCATCGGACCGCAGTTCATGACGTACAGCCGCATCGACCTGTGGATCGGCATCGGCGTGGTGATCGTCGGTGCGGTAGCGATGACCGCCTTCACCGCTGCCGCCTTCGCAGGCACGCCGCTGGTTGGGCAGTTCAGCGACGCCGGCGCGGTCGCGCGAGGGATCGCGGCGCATGGCGGGCATGTGATGGGCGTGCTGTTCGCGATCGCGCTGATCGACGCCTCGATCATCGGCGCATCGGCAGTGTCGCTCAGCACCGCCTATGCGATCGGCGACACGCTCGGCATCCGTCACTCGCTGCATCGCTCGCCGCGCGAATCGATCGCCTTCTATGGTGTCTACGCGGGCCTGATCGCGATCGCCGCCGCGTTGGTGCTGGTGCCGGGCACACCGCTCGGCCTGCTGACCAATGCGGTGCAGTCGCTCGCCGGCGTGCTGCTGCCTAGCGCGACCGTTTTCCTGCTGCTGCTGTGCAACGACGAGGCCGTGCTGGGTCCGTGGCGCAACGGGCCGTGGCTCAACCTGTTCACCGGCGCGGTGATCGCGGGCTGGTGCTGTTGTCGGTGA
- a CDS encoding metal/formaldehyde-sensitive transcriptional repressor, with the protein MSHIEAEKKKLLNRLKRMRGQLEAIERAVEEDRECTRVLQQATACRGALDGFIAEVIEDHIRAHLVDPAAPADSAQRAAAEELVDIVHAYLT; encoded by the coding sequence GTGAGCCATATCGAGGCGGAAAAGAAGAAGCTGCTCAATCGGCTGAAGCGGATGCGCGGTCAGCTGGAGGCGATCGAGCGCGCGGTCGAGGAGGACCGGGAGTGTACGCGCGTGCTGCAACAGGCGACCGCATGCCGCGGCGCGCTGGACGGATTCATCGCCGAGGTGATCGAGGACCATATCCGCGCGCACCTCGTCGACCCGGCCGCCCCCGCGGACAGCGCGCAACGCGCTGCGGCCGAGGAACTGGTCGACATCGTCCACGCCTATCTGACCTGA
- the katG gene encoding catalase/peroxidase HPI encodes MNDYKDVLAGKCPFGGDRIGGAFTSRPTLQDWYPNRLRVEQLHRNGPRANPLGQDFDYKAAFEAIDLQALKAEIKAFLTSSVAWWPCDYGNYGPQMIRMAWHAAGTYRIADGRGGAGEALQRFAPIDSWWDNGNIDKSRRLIWPIKRKYGDALSWGDLMVLTGNCALEIMGFPTYGYAGGRHDAWEADDATYWGPEVVDMTTVKSFDEMVNRDARWRGKNGEADYDLEQPLAATHQALIYVNPEGPYANGDPMGSARDIRIAFTRMAMNDEETVALIAGGHAFGKSHGMVKADRIGAPPEMAPIEQMGLGWHNPEGTGAGEFTMTNGIEGSWTPDPTTWDNSYLENLFKFEWEQTRSPAGALQWTPVNKDAPHTPDAHIAGKTHPLMMMTSDIALKTDPVYREICQRFLADFDYFTVQFSKAWYKLTHRDMGPKERYLGDEKTIEDDLLWQDPIPPVDHPLIDAADIAALKRTILDSGLSVSDLAFTAFSAASTYRHSDKRGGANGARIALAPQKDWAVNRRTVSVIARLRQIMADFNGAAAGGKKISLADLIVLAGCAAVEKAAADAGMAMEVPFVPGRMDTDDARTDADSFEWLKPVVDGFRNYVDDQFDSITGGKLSPEQLFLDKANLLALSAPEWVVLTGGLRALGANWDGSDTGIFTNRVGVLTTDFFDVLTSMDYVWAKADEAGHVFTVNDREGGAPRFKATRCDLIFGANSQLRAIVEVYAAKGGKERFVRDFVKVWDKVMMADRYDVHP; translated from the coding sequence ATGAACGACTATAAGGATGTGTTGGCGGGCAAATGCCCCTTTGGCGGCGACCGGATCGGCGGCGCCTTCACCAGCAGACCGACGCTGCAGGACTGGTATCCCAACCGGCTGCGGGTCGAGCAGCTCCACCGAAACGGTCCGCGCGCCAATCCGCTAGGGCAGGATTTCGACTATAAGGCGGCGTTCGAGGCGATCGACCTTCAGGCTTTGAAGGCGGAGATCAAGGCGTTCCTGACGAGTTCGGTGGCGTGGTGGCCGTGCGACTACGGCAATTACGGGCCGCAGATGATCCGTATGGCATGGCATGCCGCCGGTACCTATCGCATCGCCGACGGGCGCGGCGGTGCGGGCGAGGCGTTGCAGCGGTTCGCGCCGATCGACAGTTGGTGGGACAATGGCAACATCGACAAGTCGCGCCGCCTGATCTGGCCGATCAAGCGGAAATACGGCGACGCGCTGTCTTGGGGCGACCTGATGGTGCTGACCGGCAATTGCGCGCTCGAGATCATGGGTTTCCCGACGTATGGTTATGCTGGCGGTCGGCATGATGCGTGGGAAGCGGACGACGCGACCTATTGGGGGCCGGAGGTCGTCGACATGACGACGGTCAAGTCCTTCGACGAAATGGTCAATCGCGACGCGCGCTGGCGCGGCAAAAACGGCGAGGCGGATTATGACTTGGAGCAGCCGCTAGCCGCGACGCATCAGGCGCTGATCTACGTCAACCCGGAAGGCCCCTATGCCAACGGCGATCCGATGGGATCGGCGCGCGACATTCGAATCGCCTTCACCCGCATGGCGATGAACGACGAGGAGACGGTGGCGTTGATTGCCGGCGGCCACGCCTTCGGCAAGAGCCACGGTATGGTTAAGGCCGACCGGATCGGCGCGCCGCCGGAAATGGCGCCGATCGAGCAGATGGGTCTCGGCTGGCACAATCCCGAAGGCACCGGAGCAGGCGAATTCACCATGACCAACGGGATCGAGGGCAGCTGGACGCCCGATCCGACGACATGGGACAACAGCTACCTGGAAAACCTGTTCAAGTTCGAATGGGAACAGACGAGGAGCCCGGCGGGCGCTTTGCAGTGGACGCCCGTCAACAAGGACGCACCGCACACGCCGGACGCGCATATCGCGGGCAAGACGCACCCGCTGATGATGATGACCAGCGACATCGCGCTGAAGACGGATCCCGTCTACCGTGAGATTTGCCAGCGCTTCCTGGCCGACTTCGACTATTTCACCGTCCAGTTTTCCAAGGCGTGGTACAAGCTGACCCATCGCGACATGGGGCCCAAGGAGCGCTACCTCGGCGACGAGAAAACGATCGAGGACGATCTGCTGTGGCAGGATCCGATCCCGCCGGTCGATCACCCGCTGATCGACGCCGCCGATATCGCGGCGCTGAAGCGCACGATCCTCGATAGCGGCCTGTCGGTGTCCGACCTGGCGTTCACGGCCTTCTCGGCGGCATCGACCTACCGCCACAGCGACAAGCGCGGCGGCGCGAACGGCGCGCGGATCGCGCTGGCGCCGCAGAAGGACTGGGCGGTCAACCGTCGTACGGTATCGGTGATCGCGCGGCTGCGGCAGATCATGGCGGATTTCAACGGCGCGGCGGCAGGCGGCAAGAAGATTTCGCTCGCCGACCTGATCGTGCTCGCCGGTTGCGCCGCCGTGGAAAAGGCGGCGGCGGATGCCGGGATGGCGATGGAGGTGCCCTTCGTGCCGGGCCGGATGGATACTGACGATGCGCGCACCGATGCCGACAGCTTCGAATGGCTGAAGCCCGTCGTCGACGGCTTCCGCAATTATGTCGACGACCAGTTCGACAGCATCACCGGCGGGAAGCTATCGCCCGAGCAACTGTTCCTCGACAAGGCGAACCTACTGGCGCTGAGCGCGCCGGAGTGGGTGGTGCTGACCGGCGGCCTGCGCGCGCTTGGTGCCAATTGGGACGGATCGGATACCGGCATCTTCACGAATCGCGTGGGCGTGCTGACCACCGATTTCTTCGATGTCCTGACCAGCATGGACTATGTCTGGGCGAAGGCCGACGAGGCGGGCCATGTCTTCACGGTCAACGACCGTGAGGGTGGTGCTCCGCGATTCAAGGCGACGCGCTGCGACCTCATCTTCGGCGCGAATTCGCAGCTGCGGGCGATCGTCGAGGTCTATGCGGCCAAGGGCGGCAAGGAGCGGTTCGTGCGCGACTTCGTGAAGGTGTGGGACAAGGTGATGATGGCCGACCGTTACGACGTCCATCCGTAA
- a CDS encoding VIT1/CCC1 transporter family protein has product MARHREKHRINRTGWLRAAVLGANDGLLSTASLVVGVGASGAERHAILIAGLAGLVAGAFSMAAGEYVSVSSQADLEAADLAQEHAELAADPAGEEAELAAIHHARGLSWETARQVAHELSARDALAAHARDELGITDTGAAQPIQAAVASAASFAVGGAVPVALAILAPHAIVLPMVTIGVLITLAILGAVSAAAGGANKMRGAFRVFVWGALAMAATALIGHLAGTTVG; this is encoded by the coding sequence ATGGCCCGTCATCGGGAAAAGCACCGGATCAACCGTACCGGCTGGCTGCGCGCCGCGGTTCTCGGCGCGAACGACGGCCTGCTGTCGACCGCCAGCCTCGTCGTCGGCGTCGGCGCAAGCGGTGCGGAACGGCATGCGATCCTTATCGCGGGTCTTGCCGGCCTCGTCGCCGGCGCGTTCTCGATGGCGGCGGGCGAATATGTGTCGGTCAGCTCGCAGGCGGATCTCGAGGCGGCGGACCTCGCGCAGGAACACGCCGAACTGGCCGCGGACCCTGCGGGCGAGGAAGCCGAACTCGCCGCCATTCACCACGCCCGCGGGCTCAGCTGGGAAACCGCGCGGCAGGTCGCGCACGAACTCAGCGCCCGCGACGCCCTGGCGGCGCATGCCCGCGACGAACTGGGAATCACCGACACCGGCGCGGCGCAGCCCATTCAGGCGGCGGTGGCGTCCGCCGCATCCTTCGCGGTCGGCGGCGCGGTCCCGGTCGCGCTGGCGATTCTCGCACCCCATGCAATCGTGCTGCCGATGGTGACGATCGGCGTGCTCATCACGCTGGCGATCCTCGGCGCGGTCAGCGCGGCGGCGGGCGGTGCGAACAAGATGCGCGGGGCGTTTCGCGTCTTCGTCTGGGGCGCTCTCGCGATGGCGGCCACCGCGCTCATCGGCCATCTCGCCGGGACGACCGTCGGGTGA
- a CDS encoding carbohydrate porin → MNRIIPLLAGAWALAGPMLPAAATAPDVQDRAPTETAPAAPATTAPDETVAVHGQATYVVQATPGFPSPYSGPNSLTPRQARETIDVTLFAGVRPWRGGELWANPEVDQGFGLSNTLGVAGFPSAEAYKVGRTKPYVRLQRLFFRQTIGLGGAQEAVSGSANQLAGTRTTDRLVLTMGKFGVGDVFDTNSYAHDPRGDFLNWSAVDTGSFDYAADAWGYSTGIAAEWYRGPWTLRLGAFNLSTVPNGETLERRFGQYQLDAEVEHRHTIAGLPGAVRVTVFRNRGRFGRFDEALARGALTIDPVDTASVRRRRTRAGIAANAEQAVSDTLGIFARAGIADGSIEPYDFTDIDRTAQLGMAIGGAQWGRAADTIGAVVIVNGISAAHRAYLDAGGIGVLIGDGRLPHPGAEYIGEAYYKIAAHHGLAVTLDYQLVTNPGYNRDRGPANVFAVRLHDGF, encoded by the coding sequence ATGAACCGGATCATCCCGCTGCTGGCGGGCGCGTGGGCGCTCGCCGGCCCGATGCTGCCGGCAGCGGCTACCGCGCCGGACGTCCAGGATCGCGCGCCGACTGAGACCGCACCCGCCGCGCCTGCCACCACGGCACCGGACGAGACGGTGGCCGTCCACGGCCAGGCGACCTACGTCGTCCAGGCGACGCCCGGTTTCCCCTCCCCATACAGCGGCCCCAACAGCCTGACCCCGCGTCAGGCGCGGGAAACCATCGACGTCACCTTGTTCGCCGGCGTGCGTCCTTGGCGGGGCGGCGAGCTATGGGCGAATCCGGAGGTCGATCAGGGTTTCGGCCTGTCCAACACGCTCGGCGTCGCCGGCTTTCCCAGCGCGGAAGCCTATAAGGTCGGACGCACCAAACCCTATGTCCGGCTGCAGCGGCTGTTCTTCCGCCAGACGATCGGTCTTGGCGGCGCGCAGGAGGCCGTCTCCGGCAGTGCCAACCAGCTCGCGGGCACGCGGACGACGGATCGCCTCGTCCTGACCATGGGCAAGTTCGGCGTCGGCGACGTGTTCGACACCAACAGCTACGCGCACGACCCGCGCGGCGATTTCCTCAACTGGTCGGCGGTGGACACGGGCAGCTTCGACTATGCCGCGGACGCCTGGGGCTATTCGACCGGGATCGCCGCCGAATGGTATCGCGGGCCATGGACGCTCCGCCTCGGCGCGTTCAACCTGTCGACGGTGCCCAACGGCGAAACGCTGGAACGGCGGTTCGGCCAGTACCAGCTCGACGCGGAGGTGGAGCATCGCCATACGATCGCCGGCCTGCCGGGCGCGGTGCGCGTCACGGTGTTCCGGAACCGCGGGCGGTTCGGTCGTTTCGACGAGGCGCTGGCGCGCGGCGCGCTAACCATCGATCCGGTCGACACCGCCAGCGTGCGGCGGCGCCGGACACGCGCGGGCATCGCGGCCAACGCCGAACAGGCGGTTAGCGATACGCTGGGCATCTTCGCCCGCGCCGGCATCGCCGATGGTTCGATCGAACCCTATGACTTCACCGATATCGATCGGACCGCGCAGCTCGGCATGGCAATCGGCGGCGCGCAGTGGGGCCGCGCGGCGGACACGATCGGCGCGGTCGTGATCGTCAACGGCATCAGCGCGGCCCATCGCGCCTATCTCGACGCAGGCGGCATCGGCGTGCTGATCGGCGACGGGCGCTTACCGCATCCGGGCGCGGAATATATCGGCGAGGCGTATTACAAGATCGCCGCGCATCACGGCCTGGCCGTGACGCTGGATTACCAGCTGGTCACCAATCCCGGGTACAATCGCGATCGCGGGCCGGCAAACGTCTTCGCCGTCCGGCTCCACGACGGATTCTGA